The following are encoded in a window of Telmatobacter sp. DSM 110680 genomic DNA:
- a CDS encoding PAS domain S-box protein, which translates to MALLAQTEWEDRPSQREAEWGSVPVIPDLGAAEALLLELASVFAAPGNAAVNDLSPSDQSDASNLEAKYRALLEQIPAVVFMAYLDRGVSEAFVSPEIEAALGYSREEWLEDPVRWYARIHPDDKQRWSLEAAGMFLSGKPLRSSYRVMARDGRVVWFHCDARMVRRPDGSPWFIHGVAIDITDLKDTERALQQERNTVSAILDTVGALVTVLDLDGRIVRFNRACELTTAYALDEVRGRRLWEFFQQEEEAERARSVLLQLSGDLLPQDFQSHWVTRHNTNRLIAWSCSMLPGSDDGIPRYIIATGIDITEREQLERALLEISAREQRRIGQDLHDGLGQHLTGIAFMAKAHEAKLAEKQLPDTADAAKIVKLVNEAIHKTRELARGLLPVVSDSQGLMSALQLRAGEVEDLFGISCGFECATDVLIHDDAMATHLYHIAQEAVNNAIKHGHVSGIIISLTAEGGWGKLIIRDDGTGIAEDRASTPGMGLHIMSYRAGMIGGRLEIRPNLPHGTCVICMFPIEAAQGKGKANDDKFCP; encoded by the coding sequence ATGGCATTGCTGGCGCAAACCGAATGGGAAGACCGGCCCTCTCAACGCGAGGCCGAGTGGGGTAGTGTTCCCGTGATACCGGATCTGGGCGCAGCTGAGGCTCTTCTACTCGAACTGGCGAGCGTATTCGCTGCGCCGGGCAATGCGGCGGTCAACGATCTATCGCCATCCGATCAGTCCGACGCGTCGAATCTCGAAGCCAAATACCGCGCGCTTCTTGAACAGATCCCAGCCGTGGTTTTCATGGCGTACCTCGATCGTGGCGTGAGCGAGGCATTCGTCAGTCCTGAGATTGAGGCAGCACTCGGTTATTCGCGCGAAGAGTGGCTTGAAGATCCGGTGCGATGGTACGCACGCATCCATCCCGACGACAAGCAACGCTGGAGCCTTGAGGCTGCCGGAATGTTTCTCTCCGGCAAGCCGCTGCGCTCCTCTTATCGTGTCATGGCGCGCGACGGTCGCGTTGTATGGTTCCACTGCGATGCGCGTATGGTGCGCCGTCCTGACGGTTCACCGTGGTTCATTCATGGCGTGGCGATCGATATCACGGATTTGAAAGACACTGAACGCGCCCTGCAACAGGAACGCAACACTGTGTCCGCAATTCTCGATACGGTCGGTGCGCTCGTGACTGTCCTCGACCTCGATGGACGCATCGTGCGCTTCAATCGAGCATGCGAGCTAACCACCGCATATGCACTGGACGAGGTACGCGGCAGGCGCCTGTGGGAGTTCTTCCAACAAGAAGAAGAGGCGGAACGCGCAAGGTCCGTGCTTCTGCAATTAAGCGGGGACCTGCTTCCCCAGGATTTTCAGAGTCACTGGGTGACGCGACACAATACGAATCGTCTGATCGCCTGGTCTTGCTCGATGTTGCCTGGCAGCGATGATGGGATACCTCGGTACATCATCGCCACCGGTATCGATATCACCGAACGCGAACAACTGGAGAGAGCGCTGTTGGAGATCAGTGCGCGCGAGCAGCGGCGCATCGGTCAGGATCTGCATGATGGACTAGGCCAACATCTAACAGGCATCGCGTTCATGGCCAAAGCCCATGAAGCAAAGCTCGCCGAGAAACAGCTTCCGGACACAGCCGACGCCGCGAAGATCGTAAAGCTGGTGAACGAAGCGATCCATAAAACGCGCGAGCTGGCGCGTGGCCTTCTTCCGGTTGTCTCGGATTCACAGGGACTGATGTCGGCACTCCAACTCCGGGCGGGCGAAGTGGAAGATCTGTTCGGAATCTCCTGCGGCTTTGAGTGTGCGACCGACGTGCTCATTCACGATGATGCCATGGCCACGCATCTGTATCACATTGCGCAGGAGGCGGTGAACAACGCCATCAAGCACGGACACGTCTCTGGCATCATAATCAGCCTGACCGCGGAAGGCGGATGGGGCAAACTGATCATCCGCGATGACGGCACAGGCATCGCAGAAGATCGAGCGTCGACCCCCGGAATGGGCCTGCACATCATGAGCTACAGGGCGGGCATGATCGGCGGAAGGTTGGAGATTCGCCCAAATCTGCCTCACGGCACCTGTGTCATCTGCATGTTCCCCATCGAAGCCGCGCAGGGAAAGGGAAAAGCCAATGACGACAAATTCTGTCCTTGA
- a CDS encoding hydrogenase expression protein HypE, translating into MASSAHSTPPIAEIDVLWITAGLGCDGDTIAMTAATQPSIEDVIRGGIPWIPKVNFHNPFLSFENGDEFLRRFHLAADGGVDPFILVVEGSIPNENNKQEGYWASLGTDAATGQPITTCAWIDRLAPHAWAVIAVGTCATYGGIHAMEGNPTGCMGLPDYLGWQWQSKAKIPIVCVPGCPVQPDNFMETLLYLLYMAAGRSPMIPLDSALRPTWLFGSTVHEGCDRGGYYEQAQFAEEYGSPLCIVKLGCWGPVVQCNVGKRGWMGGIGGCPNVGGICIGCTMPGFPDKFMPFMNQPPGSLLSSAAVETYGRAIHALRKFTQASLNKVPSWRQRQSVPGKSD; encoded by the coding sequence GTGGCAAGCTCGGCCCATTCGACTCCGCCAATTGCGGAGATCGATGTTCTATGGATTACCGCAGGGCTCGGATGCGATGGTGACACTATCGCCATGACGGCTGCGACGCAGCCTAGCATTGAGGACGTCATCCGGGGTGGTATTCCATGGATACCCAAGGTCAACTTCCACAACCCATTCCTCTCTTTTGAAAATGGGGATGAGTTTCTGCGTCGATTTCACCTGGCTGCCGATGGCGGCGTCGATCCCTTCATCCTTGTTGTTGAAGGTTCCATCCCCAACGAAAACAATAAGCAAGAGGGCTATTGGGCATCGCTCGGCACTGACGCTGCAACCGGCCAGCCCATAACCACCTGTGCGTGGATCGACCGCCTCGCGCCGCATGCCTGGGCGGTAATTGCGGTGGGAACCTGTGCGACTTATGGCGGCATCCATGCGATGGAGGGCAATCCCACCGGCTGCATGGGCCTGCCCGACTATCTCGGGTGGCAATGGCAGTCAAAAGCGAAAATCCCGATCGTCTGCGTTCCCGGATGTCCCGTGCAGCCTGACAACTTCATGGAGACGCTTCTCTACCTGTTGTACATGGCTGCTGGACGGTCGCCGATGATCCCTCTCGACAGCGCGCTTAGACCCACCTGGCTTTTCGGTAGCACAGTGCACGAGGGGTGCGATCGCGGCGGATATTACGAACAGGCTCAGTTTGCCGAGGAGTACGGGTCACCGCTTTGCATCGTAAAACTGGGTTGTTGGGGACCAGTCGTGCAATGCAATGTAGGCAAGCGCGGGTGGATGGGCGGGATTGGCGGCTGTCCCAATGTTGGCGGAATCTGTATTGGCTGCACCATGCCTGGCTTCCCAGACAAATTTATGCCGTTCATGAATCAACCACCCGGTTCACTCCTATCATCGGCCGCCGTCGAAACCTATGGGCGCGCTATCCATGCTTTACGCAAATTTACCCAGGCATCTCTGAACAAAGTTCCAAGCTGGCGTCAACGGCAATCTGTCCCCGGCAAGTCCGACTGA
- a CDS encoding lmo0937 family membrane protein: MLPRSDEFRQIRDVNKEETMFLGIGIVLVLLWLGGFVMFHTAGFLIHILLVLALVSFVFHFLRGRTSTV; the protein is encoded by the coding sequence ATGCTTCCGCGGTCGGACGAATTCCGACAAATTAGAGATGTAAATAAGGAGGAAACAATGTTTTTAGGGATAGGAATTGTGTTGGTTCTACTGTGGCTGGGTGGATTCGTAATGTTCCATACGGCGGGTTTTCTCATCCATATCTTATTGGTGTTGGCGTTAGTCTCCTTTGTGTTTCACTTTCTGCGCGGCAGAACTTCGACAGTTTAG
- a CDS encoding hydrogenase expression protein HypE translates to MTAQAVPYGRVTQKKPAVAELHILWITAGLGCDGDSVSITAATQPSIEDVLLGAIPGLPKVHLHNPVLAYECGDDFMKFWYEAEAGRLDPFVLVVEGSIPNEKIKKEGYWAGLGTDPHTGQPITTNEWIDRLTPKALAVIACGTCATYGGIHAMEGNPTGCMGLADYLGWGWKSKAGLPIVNVPGCPVQPDNFMETVLYLLYQVAGLAPMIPLDEQLRPTWLFGKTVHDGCDRAAYYEQGDFATSYGSPKCIVKLGCWGPVVNCNVPKRGWMAGIGGCPNVGGICIGCTMPGFPDKFMPFMDEPPGAKLSTSSIGPYGKAMRALRSITNSTVNKEPKWRHPRAELTTGYKSSSY, encoded by the coding sequence ATGACCGCACAAGCTGTACCCTATGGTCGAGTCACCCAGAAAAAACCCGCTGTGGCTGAACTGCACATATTGTGGATCACCGCCGGTCTGGGTTGCGACGGAGATTCCGTCTCCATCACGGCGGCCACGCAACCAAGCATCGAAGATGTTTTACTCGGCGCAATTCCAGGATTACCGAAAGTTCACCTGCATAATCCCGTGCTCGCCTACGAGTGCGGCGATGACTTCATGAAGTTCTGGTATGAAGCAGAGGCCGGCAGGCTTGATCCATTCGTCCTGGTTGTTGAAGGTTCCATCCCCAACGAGAAGATCAAGAAGGAAGGTTACTGGGCAGGGCTGGGGACCGATCCGCACACCGGACAGCCGATCACCACCAACGAATGGATCGATCGCCTCACGCCCAAAGCACTGGCCGTTATCGCCTGTGGCACATGCGCCACATACGGCGGCATTCATGCCATGGAAGGCAATCCGACCGGCTGCATGGGACTGGCTGACTACCTTGGTTGGGGCTGGAAATCGAAAGCGGGCCTACCCATCGTGAATGTTCCTGGGTGCCCCGTTCAGCCGGATAACTTCATGGAAACAGTGCTTTACCTGCTGTATCAAGTTGCGGGCCTCGCGCCCATGATTCCTCTCGATGAGCAGTTGCGGCCGACGTGGCTGTTCGGCAAGACCGTACACGATGGCTGCGATCGCGCAGCGTATTACGAGCAGGGTGACTTTGCCACCAGCTATGGCTCGCCCAAGTGCATCGTCAAGCTCGGCTGCTGGGGACCTGTCGTAAATTGCAATGTACCGAAGCGGGGCTGGATGGCCGGTATCGGCGGCTGTCCTAACGTTGGAGGAATCTGCATTGGCTGCACCATGCCTGGATTCCCCGACAAGTTCATGCCGTTCATGGATGAGCCTCCCGGAGCGAAACTGTCCACTTCGTCGATAGGTCCCTACGGCAAGGCGATGCGTGCTCTGCGCAGCATTACGAATTCGACTGTCAACAAAGAGCCCAAGTGGCGGCATCCGCGCGCCGAACTCACTACGGGCTACAAGTCCAGTTCCTACTAA
- a CDS encoding response regulator transcription factor codes for MTTNSVLDRSQYGKKTVLVVDDHPLMRQGLALLINQQHDMQVCGEAEEAQAAMHAIAQLRPDIMILDISLNGPDGLDILKNIRATNPDLPVLVLSMHDEAIYAERALRARANGYIMKQEATEKVLVAVRRILNGEVYLSERMSNKMLQQYIGGAPSMIQSRIASLSDRELEVFRLIGEGRGTREIAEELHLSIKTVETYQAHIKEKLALRSGRELIQHAIQWKIGE; via the coding sequence ATGACGACAAATTCTGTCCTTGACCGATCGCAGTACGGCAAGAAGACTGTGCTGGTTGTTGACGATCACCCGCTCATGCGGCAGGGCCTGGCGCTGCTGATCAATCAGCAGCACGACATGCAGGTATGCGGCGAAGCTGAGGAGGCTCAGGCGGCAATGCATGCCATAGCGCAGTTGCGCCCTGACATCATGATCCTCGACATCTCCCTAAATGGGCCTGATGGGCTCGATATCCTCAAGAATATCCGCGCCACCAATCCTGATCTGCCTGTTCTCGTTCTCTCCATGCACGATGAAGCAATATACGCCGAGCGTGCTCTCCGCGCCCGAGCCAACGGCTACATCATGAAGCAGGAGGCCACCGAGAAAGTGCTTGTGGCCGTGCGCCGCATTCTCAACGGAGAGGTCTACCTCAGCGAGCGCATGTCCAACAAGATGCTGCAGCAGTATATCGGCGGCGCTCCCTCCATGATCCAGTCCCGCATCGCGTCTCTCTCCGATCGCGAACTGGAAGTCTTTCGGTTGATCGGCGAGGGCCGCGGCACTCGGGAGATCGCCGAGGAACTCCACTTGAGTATCAAAACAGTGGAAACCTACCAGGCTCACATCAAAGAGAAGCTCGCCCTGCGTAGCGGACGAGAGCTGATTCAGCATGCAATTCAATGGAAGATCGGCGAATAA
- a CDS encoding nickel-dependent hydrogenase large subunit has product MGTITATHSEQEAGKSQLVEMNWDPITRIVGSLGIFTKIDFGKRKVAECHSTSSIFRGYSIFMKGKDPRDAHFITSRICGICGDNHATCATYAQNMAFGVRPPAMAEWIVNLGEAAEYMFDHNIFQDNLVGVDFCEKMVKETNPGVWEKAAKTASPHAELHGFKTIGDIMTALNPFTGAFYIEALQVSRMTREMFCLMEGRHVHPSTLYPGGVGTVPTVQLFTDYIVRLMKYVEFMKKVVPLHDDLFNFIYEAMPGYEEVGRRRILLGCWGSFNNPDVCDYTYKNMSEWGSAMYVTPGVVVDGQLVTHDLVDINLNIRILLGSSYYDDWQNSQTFVAKDPLGNPVDQRHPWNQSTFPKPQKRDFKDKYTWVMSPRWYDKRTGDYLALDTGGGPIARFWATALAGIVDIGYIKATGHSVKIYLPKTVSLPETEFEWHIPKWSNAIERDRARTYFQAYAAAAALYFAEQALAELHAGRTRTWNDFKVPEEAIGCGFHEAVRGVLSHHVVIKDHKIANYHPYPPTPWNANPRDCYGTPGPYEDAVQNTPIFEENGPDKFKGIDIMRAVRSFDPCLPCGVHMYLGNGKVLETHHSPMFGVGSDVHR; this is encoded by the coding sequence ATGGGCACGATTACCGCTACTCATTCGGAGCAAGAGGCTGGAAAGAGCCAGTTAGTAGAAATGAATTGGGATCCGATTACGCGGATCGTCGGCAGCCTCGGCATCTTCACAAAAATCGATTTCGGCAAACGCAAAGTCGCAGAGTGCCACAGCACCTCCTCTATCTTCCGTGGATACAGCATCTTCATGAAAGGCAAGGATCCGCGCGACGCCCATTTCATCACCAGTCGCATCTGCGGCATCTGCGGCGACAATCACGCCACTTGCGCGACCTATGCGCAGAACATGGCCTTCGGTGTCCGCCCCCCCGCCATGGCTGAGTGGATCGTCAACCTTGGTGAAGCCGCCGAATACATGTTTGACCACAACATCTTCCAGGACAATCTGGTCGGCGTCGACTTCTGCGAAAAGATGGTGAAAGAAACCAACCCCGGCGTGTGGGAGAAGGCAGCCAAGACTGCGTCACCGCATGCCGAGCTGCATGGTTTCAAAACTATCGGCGACATTATGACGGCGCTCAATCCCTTCACCGGCGCATTCTATATCGAAGCCTTGCAAGTCAGCCGCATGACGCGTGAGATGTTCTGCCTGATGGAAGGACGTCACGTCCATCCTTCGACTCTGTATCCGGGTGGAGTCGGCACAGTTCCCACCGTCCAGCTTTTCACTGACTACATCGTTCGCTTGATGAAGTATGTCGAGTTCATGAAGAAGGTCGTGCCGCTCCACGACGATCTCTTCAACTTCATCTACGAAGCCATGCCCGGCTACGAAGAAGTAGGACGCCGTCGCATCCTCCTCGGCTGCTGGGGGTCGTTTAACAATCCCGACGTCTGCGACTATACCTACAAGAATATGTCGGAGTGGGGTAGCGCTATGTACGTCACACCAGGCGTCGTTGTAGACGGCCAACTCGTGACCCACGACCTCGTTGATATCAATCTCAACATCCGCATCCTGCTCGGCAGCTCTTATTACGATGACTGGCAAAACTCACAGACCTTCGTGGCCAAGGATCCTCTCGGGAACCCTGTCGATCAGCGCCATCCGTGGAATCAGAGCACTTTCCCGAAGCCACAGAAGCGCGACTTCAAAGATAAATACACCTGGGTCATGTCTCCCCGGTGGTACGACAAGCGAACGGGTGACTACCTTGCGCTCGACACGGGCGGCGGCCCCATCGCACGGTTCTGGGCAACGGCGCTTGCAGGCATCGTTGACATCGGCTACATCAAGGCCACCGGCCACAGCGTCAAAATCTACTTGCCGAAGACCGTCTCTCTCCCAGAAACCGAATTTGAATGGCACATACCCAAGTGGAGCAATGCCATCGAACGCGATCGCGCCCGCACTTATTTCCAGGCCTACGCAGCGGCGGCAGCACTCTACTTCGCCGAACAGGCGCTGGCAGAGTTGCACGCCGGCCGCACCCGTACATGGAACGACTTCAAGGTCCCTGAAGAAGCTATCGGCTGCGGATTCCACGAGGCAGTGCGCGGTGTTCTTTCGCATCACGTCGTGATAAAGGACCACAAGATCGCCAACTATCACCCTTATCCTCCTACGCCTTGGAATGCCAACCCACGCGATTGCTATGGCACTCCCGGTCCGTATGAGGATGCGGTACAGAATACGCCAATCTTCGAGGAGAATGGTCCGGACAAATTCAAGGGCATCGATATCATGCGCGCAGTGCGCAGCTTTGATCCTTGCCTCCCATGCGGTGTGCACATGTATCTTGGCAACGGCAAAGTATTGGAGACCCACCATTCCCCGATGTTCGGTGTGGGGTCTGACGTTCATCGTTGA